The following are encoded together in the Pirellulales bacterium genome:
- the uvrA gene encoding excinuclease ABC subunit UvrA: MQPGRHISLRGVEVHNLKSIDVDIPHRRLVVLCGLSGSGKSSLAFDTLYAEGQRRYIESFSAYTRQFLERLEKPAAEKIDGIQPAIAVGRSGAQRSSRSTIGTATEVSDYLRLLFARIGRVFCLDCGREVRRDNSQSAADYLLGLPVGTRYLVAFPVDRPADGDLAGTLVTLQEDGFVRVLAGGRMFNLSDAGEATAAMAAALDDAPHEGARGNGGHGNGNGLYTIVDRLAAGSTADERVRDSVETAFAKGSGRCAAFVELAGADAATNGDSLTDITQPLGIEYPIDGKPWRRIRWNTRLACADCGREYPPPDPRLYNFNSPLGACPACEGFGNTVDVDLDLVVPDRSRSIRDGAIAPWNTPAYAHELQELLALAKDYHLPVDVPFSELTDEQIELIRQGVPEREFGGLQGFFNWLERRKYKMHIRVFLSRWRSYRQCPECGGGRLRPEALATQIGGRNMAQLSSLPVREAVAFFEGLSLTDWERSVGRTMLEQIRARLGFMASVGLGYLTLDRTLRTLSGGESQRVALTSALGSSLVDMLYVLDEPSIGLHPSDTERLLRSIRGLCDRGNTVVVVEHEESIIRAADQVIEIGPGAGERGGQVVFQGTPEEMMAREGSLTGDFLAGRRLVRTPSKRRQPDHGWIRVAGARGNNLKNITVEFPLGVLCVVTGVSGAGKSTLVEDTLYPALCRRLRKDGEQPAPLDDVYGDGQLDDCQMVDQSPIGRSPRSNPVTYIKAFDEIRAVFAETVDARTRNYTASHFSFNVEGGRCNACEGDGYLSIDMQFLADVHMRCDQCGGTRYRPEILDVHYRGRNIADVLEMTVREAFTFFRGHQKVQARLKRLIDVGLDYVRLGQPANTLSGGESQRLKLAGYISSSRRGRCLFILDEPTTGLHFSDIVQLLDCFDALLSVGHSLIVVEHNLHLIKSADYVIDLGPGAAEEGGLVVAEGTPEMVARKNESVTGRYLREALASEFQPQTS; encoded by the coding sequence ATGCAGCCAGGTCGGCACATATCGTTGCGCGGGGTCGAGGTCCACAACCTCAAATCGATCGACGTCGATATTCCCCACCGCCGGCTCGTCGTCTTGTGCGGCCTGAGCGGTAGCGGCAAGAGCAGCCTCGCGTTCGACACACTCTATGCCGAAGGTCAGCGTCGTTACATCGAGAGCTTCTCGGCCTACACGCGGCAGTTTCTCGAGCGGCTGGAAAAGCCGGCGGCCGAAAAGATCGACGGCATCCAGCCGGCCATCGCCGTGGGACGGAGTGGCGCGCAGCGTTCGAGCCGCTCGACGATCGGCACGGCCACCGAGGTGAGCGACTACCTGCGGTTGCTCTTCGCCCGGATCGGCCGCGTATTCTGTCTCGATTGCGGCCGGGAAGTGCGTCGCGACAACTCGCAGAGCGCGGCCGATTACCTGCTCGGCCTCCCCGTCGGCACACGCTACCTGGTGGCCTTTCCCGTCGATCGCCCGGCCGATGGCGATCTGGCCGGCACGCTCGTCACGCTGCAAGAGGATGGATTCGTGCGCGTGCTGGCCGGGGGACGGATGTTCAATCTGTCTGACGCGGGCGAGGCGACGGCTGCCATGGCCGCGGCGCTCGACGACGCGCCGCACGAAGGAGCACGAGGCAACGGCGGCCATGGAAATGGCAACGGGTTGTATACGATCGTCGATCGCTTAGCCGCGGGGAGTACGGCGGACGAGCGCGTGCGAGATTCGGTCGAGACGGCCTTTGCGAAGGGGAGCGGTCGTTGCGCGGCGTTCGTCGAACTGGCCGGCGCGGATGCCGCGACGAATGGAGACTCACTGACAGACATCACACAGCCGCTGGGGATCGAATACCCGATCGACGGCAAGCCGTGGCGGCGAATTCGCTGGAATACGCGGTTAGCCTGTGCCGATTGCGGCCGCGAGTATCCGCCGCCCGATCCGCGCCTCTACAACTTCAACAGCCCGCTCGGCGCGTGCCCGGCGTGCGAAGGGTTCGGCAACACGGTCGACGTGGATCTCGACCTGGTGGTGCCCGACCGCTCGCGCTCGATCCGCGACGGCGCGATTGCCCCCTGGAACACGCCCGCCTACGCGCACGAGCTGCAAGAGCTACTCGCGCTGGCGAAGGATTACCATCTGCCGGTCGATGTCCCCTTTTCGGAGCTGACCGACGAGCAGATCGAGCTGATTCGCCAGGGTGTGCCCGAGCGCGAGTTCGGCGGTCTGCAAGGGTTTTTCAATTGGCTCGAACGGCGCAAGTACAAGATGCACATCCGCGTCTTCTTGAGCCGTTGGCGCAGTTATCGCCAGTGCCCCGAGTGTGGTGGCGGGCGATTGCGTCCCGAGGCGCTCGCCACGCAGATCGGGGGCCGCAACATGGCGCAGTTGAGTTCGTTGCCGGTGCGCGAGGCGGTCGCGTTCTTCGAGGGGCTCTCGCTGACGGATTGGGAGCGCAGCGTCGGTCGCACGATGCTCGAGCAGATTCGCGCGCGGCTGGGATTCATGGCCTCGGTAGGATTGGGCTATCTCACGCTCGACCGTACGCTGCGCACGCTCAGCGGCGGAGAATCGCAACGCGTGGCGCTCACCTCGGCCTTGGGTTCGAGCCTGGTCGACATGCTGTACGTGCTCGACGAGCCGTCGATCGGCCTGCATCCCAGCGACACCGAGCGGCTGCTGCGTTCGATTCGCGGCCTGTGCGATCGCGGCAATACCGTCGTGGTGGTCGAGCACGAGGAGTCGATCATCCGCGCGGCCGACCAGGTGATCGAGATCGGCCCCGGCGCCGGCGAACGTGGCGGCCAGGTGGTGTTCCAGGGCACGCCCGAGGAAATGATGGCCCGCGAAGGGAGCCTGACGGGAGATTTTCTCGCCGGGCGCCGGCTCGTGCGCACGCCGAGCAAGCGACGGCAGCCCGACCATGGCTGGATTCGCGTGGCCGGGGCGCGCGGCAACAATCTGAAAAACATCACGGTCGAGTTTCCGCTCGGCGTGTTGTGCGTGGTGACGGGGGTCAGCGGAGCTGGCAAGAGCACGCTGGTCGAAGATACGCTCTATCCAGCACTCTGCCGCCGGCTGCGGAAAGATGGTGAACAGCCGGCGCCGCTCGACGATGTCTATGGCGATGGGCAGTTGGACGACTGCCAGATGGTCGATCAGTCGCCGATCGGTCGTTCGCCGCGCTCGAACCCGGTGACCTACATCAAGGCCTTCGACGAGATTCGCGCCGTCTTTGCCGAGACGGTGGACGCGAGGACGCGCAACTACACGGCCAGCCATTTTAGCTTCAATGTCGAAGGAGGGCGCTGCAATGCCTGCGAAGGGGACGGCTACCTCTCGATCGATATGCAGTTTCTGGCCGACGTCCACATGCGCTGCGATCAATGCGGCGGCACGCGCTATCGGCCCGAGATCCTCGACGTCCACTACCGGGGCCGCAACATCGCCGACGTGCTCGAGATGACGGTCCGCGAGGCGTTCACCTTCTTCCGCGGGCATCAGAAGGTGCAGGCGCGGCTCAAACGGCTGATCGACGTGGGGCTCGACTATGTGCGGCTCGGCCAGCCGGCCAATACGCTCAGCGGTGGCGAATCGCAGCGGCTGAAGCTCGCCGGGTATATTTCCTCGTCGCGACGAGGGCGATGCTTATTCATTCTCGACGAACCGACCACGGGACTGCACTTTTCCGATATCGTGCAATTGCTCGACTGCTTCGACGCGCTCTTGTCGGTGGGGCATTCGCTGATCGTGGTCGAACACAATCTGCACCTCATCAAGTCAGCCGATTACGTCATCGATCTGGGTCCCGGCGCCGCGGAAGAAGGGGGGCTCGTCGTCGCCGAGGGAACGCCCGAGATGGTGGCGCGCAAGAACGAATCGGTAACGGGCCGCTACCTGCGCGAGGCGCTGGCCAGCGAGTTTCAGCCGCAGACCTCATGA
- a CDS encoding arylsulfatase, with protein sequence MLSPRLRVSVCALLIVVCMAGVARMGVAAERPNVLVILTDDQGWGDLSMHGNTNLATPRIDSLARDGAEFLNFYVCPVCSPTRAEFLTGRYHPRGGVSSTSTGGERLDLDEETIAQLFQQAGYATGAFGKWHNGTQWPYHPNARGFDEYYGFCSGHWGHYFDAPLEHNGQPVRGRGFTADDFTDHAIAFLEAHRDEPFFCYLPFNTPHSPMQVPERFYEKFASTALKLRHEGKQEEDEAFTRAALAMCENLDWNIGRVLDKLDEWQLAERTIVVYFHDNGPNGWRWNGGLKGRKASTDEGGVRSPLFVRWPGKIERGVQFATPAAAIDLLPTLLDLAGIRERPAKPLDGVSQAERLMGRGVDATAQRLIFSHWAGKVSVRDEQFRLGDDGKLYNLTADPGQTRDVTQEYPERAVELKEAVAEWRDTVLGELATPDRRPFTVGYREALLTQLPARDGVAQGGITRSAWAPNCSFFTNWKSAEDRITWDIAVATAGRYEATLHYTCQTEDVGSTVELIFGDHRTAAKVTVAHDPPLEGAAVDRVPRQGESYVKEFVTLPLGTIELLADRGELTLRATEITGKNVADVRGISLKLVEE encoded by the coding sequence ATGCTTTCTCCGCGACTCCGCGTCTCCGTGTGCGCTTTGCTGATCGTCGTTTGCATGGCTGGCGTTGCGCGCATGGGTGTCGCCGCCGAACGGCCGAATGTGCTGGTGATCCTGACGGACGATCAGGGTTGGGGCGATCTCAGCATGCATGGCAACACGAACCTGGCGACGCCGCGGATCGATTCGCTGGCCCGCGACGGGGCGGAGTTCTTGAACTTCTATGTCTGCCCGGTCTGCTCGCCGACCCGGGCCGAGTTTCTCACGGGGCGCTATCATCCGCGCGGCGGTGTGTCGAGCACCTCGACTGGGGGCGAACGGCTCGATCTCGATGAAGAGACGATCGCCCAGCTATTTCAACAGGCCGGCTACGCGACAGGCGCGTTTGGCAAATGGCACAACGGTACGCAATGGCCCTACCACCCGAATGCCCGTGGCTTTGACGAATACTACGGCTTTTGCTCGGGGCACTGGGGGCACTACTTTGACGCGCCACTCGAGCACAACGGCCAACCGGTGCGCGGACGTGGCTTTACTGCCGACGATTTCACCGACCATGCGATCGCGTTCCTCGAAGCCCATCGTGACGAGCCCTTCTTCTGCTACCTGCCGTTCAATACGCCCCACTCGCCGATGCAGGTGCCGGAGCGATTCTACGAGAAGTTCGCCAGTACCGCGCTGAAACTGCGTCACGAGGGCAAGCAGGAAGAAGACGAGGCGTTCACGCGCGCGGCCTTGGCCATGTGCGAGAATCTCGACTGGAACATCGGCCGCGTGCTCGACAAGCTCGACGAGTGGCAACTCGCCGAGCGCACGATCGTGGTCTACTTCCACGACAACGGCCCCAACGGCTGGCGATGGAACGGTGGGTTGAAAGGACGCAAGGCCTCGACCGACGAAGGAGGCGTTCGCTCGCCGCTGTTCGTACGCTGGCCGGGAAAGATCGAGCGAGGAGTCCAGTTCGCCACGCCAGCCGCGGCGATCGACTTGTTGCCGACGCTGCTCGATCTGGCGGGCATCAGAGAACGGCCGGCCAAGCCGCTCGATGGTGTGAGTCAGGCCGAAAGGCTGATGGGCAGAGGAGTCGATGCTACGGCCCAGCGTCTGATCTTCTCGCACTGGGCCGGCAAGGTGAGCGTGCGCGACGAGCAGTTCCGGCTCGGCGACGACGGCAAGCTCTACAACTTGACGGCCGATCCCGGGCAAACGCGCGACGTGACACAAGAGTATCCCGAGCGGGCCGTGGAATTGAAAGAGGCCGTGGCCGAGTGGCGCGACACGGTACTCGGCGAATTGGCAACACCCGACCGGCGTCCGTTCACGGTGGGTTACCGCGAGGCACTGCTGACGCAATTGCCCGCGCGCGACGGGGTGGCACAGGGTGGCATCACGCGCAGCGCCTGGGCTCCGAATTGTTCGTTTTTCACGAACTGGAAGAGCGCGGAGGATCGCATCACGTGGGATATCGCCGTCGCCACAGCCGGCCGTTACGAGGCCACGCTGCACTATACGTGCCAGACGGAAGATGTCGGCTCGACCGTCGAGTTAATCTTCGGCGATCATCGCACGGCGGCCAAGGTCACCGTTGCCCACGATCCGCCCCTCGAGGGCGCGGCGGTGGATCGAGTTCCCCGGCAAGGGGAATCGTATGTGAAAGAGTTTGTCACCCTGCCGCTCGGCACGATCGAGCTACTCGCCGATCGCGGCGAGTTGACACTGCGTGCCACGGAGATAACAGGCAAGAACGTAGCCGACGTGCGCGGCATATCGCTCAAACTCGTCGAGGAATGA
- the purH gene encoding bifunctional phosphoribosylaminoimidazolecarboxamide formyltransferase/IMP cyclohydrolase, translated as MTNSADENSPPIRRALISVSSKDGLGDFARGLVAAGVELFSTGGTRKFIEGEGLPVRDVSAYTGFPEIMDGRVKTLHPKIHGGILCRHDREDDQRVLAEHGILTFELVVVSLYPFEATVARPDVTDEDAIENIDIGGPSLIRGAAKNHAFTTIVTGTEQYADVLAELKATGKTSYALRRRLAGAAYEHTARYDRAISNYFARELAEGPFPAVLNLVQERRATLRYGENPHQQAAWYVDPRAGSDTLAGAKQLNGKELSYNNLLDLDSALAIARSFGSPAVSVVKHNNPCGAAEHEQLAEALRRAMAGDPVSAFGSVLGFNRTLDRACAEQLAEPGLFVEAIVAPGFEPAAVEILTTKPKWKSNVRLLDVGPLEAQQAMLEYRSVAGGLLVQDRDVLADPEAEWQVVTQKQPTDAQLAELRFAWNLVRHVKSNAIVLTKDRALRGAGAGQMSRVDSVRIAIEKSGSLAKGAALGSDAFFPFPDSIEIAAAAGVTAFIQPGGSKNDADSIAACDQHGLVMIFTGRRHFKH; from the coding sequence ATGACGAATTCCGCCGATGAAAACTCTCCGCCGATCCGTCGCGCCCTTATCAGCGTCAGCAGCAAAGATGGTCTGGGCGATTTCGCGCGTGGCCTTGTCGCCGCCGGCGTGGAACTTTTCAGCACCGGGGGAACCAGAAAATTCATCGAGGGGGAAGGCCTGCCCGTTCGCGACGTCTCGGCTTATACCGGCTTTCCCGAGATCATGGATGGCCGTGTCAAGACGCTCCATCCCAAGATCCACGGCGGCATCCTCTGCCGTCACGATCGCGAGGACGACCAGCGCGTGCTGGCCGAGCATGGCATCCTCACGTTCGAGCTAGTGGTGGTGAGCCTCTACCCGTTCGAGGCCACCGTCGCGCGCCCCGACGTCACCGACGAAGATGCGATCGAGAACATCGACATCGGCGGGCCCAGCTTGATCCGCGGCGCGGCGAAGAACCACGCCTTCACGACGATCGTCACCGGCACGGAACAATACGCCGACGTACTGGCCGAGTTGAAGGCCACCGGCAAGACGAGCTACGCCCTGCGACGCCGTTTGGCAGGAGCTGCCTACGAGCACACGGCGCGCTACGACCGGGCCATCTCGAACTACTTTGCCCGCGAGCTGGCCGAGGGGCCCTTCCCGGCGGTTTTGAATCTCGTCCAGGAACGCCGCGCCACGTTGCGTTACGGCGAGAATCCGCATCAGCAGGCGGCCTGGTATGTCGATCCGCGGGCCGGCAGCGACACGCTCGCCGGCGCGAAGCAGTTGAACGGCAAAGAGCTCTCGTACAACAACCTGTTGGATCTCGACAGCGCGCTGGCCATCGCCCGCAGCTTTGGCAGCCCGGCCGTATCGGTGGTCAAGCACAACAACCCCTGTGGAGCCGCCGAGCACGAGCAACTGGCGGAAGCGCTGCGTCGCGCCATGGCGGGGGATCCGGTCAGCGCCTTCGGTTCCGTGCTGGGCTTCAACCGCACGCTCGACCGGGCCTGTGCCGAGCAGCTTGCCGAGCCGGGTCTGTTTGTCGAGGCGATCGTCGCGCCGGGCTTCGAGCCGGCCGCGGTCGAGATCCTGACGACCAAGCCCAAGTGGAAATCGAACGTGCGACTCTTGGACGTCGGCCCGCTCGAGGCCCAGCAAGCGATGCTCGAATACCGCTCGGTCGCCGGCGGGCTGCTCGTGCAAGATCGCGACGTGCTGGCCGATCCGGAAGCCGAATGGCAAGTAGTTACGCAGAAGCAGCCGACCGACGCGCAGCTAGCCGAGTTGCGGTTCGCCTGGAACCTGGTGCGGCATGTGAAGTCGAACGCCATCGTCCTGACCAAGGATCGTGCCCTCCGTGGCGCGGGTGCCGGACAGATGAGCCGCGTCGACTCGGTACGCATCGCCATCGAGAAGTCGGGCAGCCTGGCCAAAGGGGCCGCGCTCGGCTCCGACGCCTTCTTCCCCTTCCCCGACTCGATCGAGATCGCGGCCGCGGCCGGCGTGACCGCCTTCATTCAGCCGGGCGGATCGAAGAACGACGCCGATTCAATCGCCGCCTGCGACCAACACGGGCTGGTCATGATCTTCACCGGTCGACGACATTTCAAACATTGA
- the trpC gene encoding indole-3-glycerol phosphate synthase TrpC — protein MSTILDKIVAQKRIEIERLKSSTSFDALRAAAASAPAPRDFFGALAADGPIKLIAEVKKASPSKGVFRPDFDPVAIATTYEAHGASCLSVLCDEQFFQGSLEHLRAVRAAISLPAMRKDFILDPWQVYEARATGADAVLLIAECLDDCGLRSLHNLIVELGMTPLVELYEPENLPRVLDAGATLVGINNRDLRTFVTDLDHTLRMKERIPDECVVVAESGIRTRADVERLQAAGVKAMLVGESLIVHDDIGAAVDRLLGRAV, from the coding sequence GTGAGCACGATCCTCGACAAAATCGTCGCGCAGAAGCGAATTGAGATCGAACGACTGAAGTCGTCGACCTCGTTCGACGCGCTGCGCGCCGCCGCGGCGAGTGCGCCTGCCCCACGCGATTTCTTCGGCGCCTTGGCCGCCGACGGCCCGATCAAGCTCATCGCCGAGGTGAAGAAGGCCAGCCCCTCGAAGGGCGTCTTTCGCCCGGACTTCGATCCCGTCGCCATCGCCACGACCTACGAAGCGCACGGCGCCTCGTGCCTCAGCGTGCTCTGCGACGAGCAATTTTTTCAAGGCTCGCTCGAGCATCTCCGCGCGGTGCGGGCCGCTATTTCACTGCCGGCGATGCGGAAAGATTTTATTCTCGATCCGTGGCAGGTGTATGAGGCGCGCGCGACTGGCGCCGACGCCGTCCTGCTCATCGCCGAGTGCCTCGACGACTGCGGACTGCGCAGCCTGCACAACCTGATTGTCGAGCTGGGCATGACACCCCTCGTCGAGCTGTACGAGCCCGAGAACCTGCCGCGAGTGCTCGACGCCGGGGCGACGCTCGTCGGCATCAACAATCGTGACCTGCGCACCTTCGTGACGGATCTCGATCACACCCTGCGGATGAAAGAGCGCATCCCCGACGAATGCGTCGTGGTGGCCGAAAGCGGCATCCGCACGCGAGCCGACGTCGAACGCCTGCAAGCCGCCGGAGTGAAAGCCATGCTGGTGGGCGAATCGCTCATCGTACACGACGATATCGGCGCGGCGGTCGATCGGCTGTTAGGGCGAGCAGTCTGA
- a CDS encoding DUF1501 domain-containing protein → MFSLEDRPYRLCDHISRRECLRVGGLSALGLSLPGLIAGRRSLASEAQAALGGSFGKAKSCIILFLMGGPPQHETWDPKPETPVEVRGDLKPIESRTPGLMVGELMPRTALMTDRIAVLRAMSTHDNAHSSSGYWMLTGTPHVPMNSENALPGAPNNWPSLGGIVQHLRPHSLPLPAAVTLPEEIWNTGRIVWPGQDAGFLGLRSHPWLLTCDPNSPEFQVPGTRLPAEIPAARFDERRSLLATMNEHLDGIERSGGPSRWDTVSQQAIDIMVSPAGRKAFDINAESDATRDRYGRSRFGQSVLLARRLVEAGVSLVQVNWTRPKTDADVNPVWDTHSDNAKRLKEDLMPPMDLAYTALLEDLEQRGLLDETLVVWMGEFGRSPKINALAGRDHWGHVYSAALAGAGVQGGTVFGASDKLGGQPSVGRTEPQDLSATIFHSLGFSPDTEMHDTLGRPIPISRGRVIHEVLV, encoded by the coding sequence ATGTTCTCGCTCGAAGATCGCCCCTATCGCCTGTGCGACCACATCTCGCGGCGCGAATGCCTGCGCGTGGGTGGCCTGAGCGCGCTGGGGCTTTCGTTGCCGGGACTCATCGCCGGCCGCCGTTCGCTGGCCTCCGAAGCACAAGCCGCGCTCGGCGGATCGTTCGGCAAGGCGAAGTCCTGCATCATCCTCTTTCTGATGGGGGGTCCGCCGCAGCACGAGACGTGGGATCCCAAGCCCGAGACGCCGGTCGAAGTGCGGGGCGATCTCAAGCCGATCGAATCGCGCACGCCGGGCCTGATGGTTGGCGAGCTGATGCCGCGCACGGCGCTCATGACCGATCGCATCGCGGTGCTGCGGGCCATGTCGACGCACGACAACGCCCACTCGTCGAGCGGCTACTGGATGCTGACCGGCACGCCGCACGTGCCGATGAATTCGGAGAACGCGCTACCCGGCGCGCCGAACAACTGGCCCTCGCTCGGCGGCATCGTGCAGCACCTGCGGCCACACTCGCTTCCCTTGCCGGCGGCTGTGACGCTGCCCGAGGAAATCTGGAACACGGGCCGCATCGTCTGGCCGGGTCAGGATGCTGGGTTCCTCGGCCTGCGTTCGCATCCTTGGCTGCTGACGTGCGATCCGAACTCGCCGGAGTTCCAAGTGCCCGGTACGCGTTTGCCGGCCGAGATTCCCGCGGCACGCTTCGACGAGCGGCGCTCGCTACTGGCGACGATGAACGAGCATCTCGACGGGATCGAGCGCAGCGGTGGCCCGAGTCGCTGGGACACGGTCTCACAGCAGGCGATCGATATCATGGTTTCGCCAGCCGGTCGCAAGGCGTTCGACATCAACGCTGAAAGTGACGCCACGCGCGATCGCTACGGCCGCAGCCGGTTCGGGCAAAGCGTGCTGCTGGCGCGGCGGCTGGTCGAGGCGGGGGTCTCGCTCGTGCAGGTGAACTGGACGCGTCCCAAGACCGACGCAGATGTGAACCCGGTCTGGGATACGCACAGCGACAACGCCAAGCGGCTGAAGGAAGACCTCATGCCGCCGATGGATCTCGCGTACACGGCGCTGCTCGAAGATCTCGAACAGCGCGGACTGCTCGACGAAACGCTCGTCGTCTGGATGGGTGAGTTCGGCCGCTCGCCGAAGATCAACGCCCTGGCCGGCCGCGATCACTGGGGGCACGTCTACTCCGCGGCACTCGCGGGTGCCGGCGTGCAGGGTGGGACCGTCTTCGGCGCCTCGGACAAGCTCGGCGGTCAGCCCAGCGTCGGCCGCACGGAGCCGCAGGACCTTTCGGCCACGATCTTCCACAGCCTGGGCTTCTCGCCCGACACCGAAATGCACGACACCCTCGGCCGCCCCATTCCGATCAGCCGCGGCCGGGTGATCCACGAAGTGCTGGTGTAG
- a CDS encoding DMP19 family protein has protein sequence MNCFNKGASMGDILNVNSWLIRLSEVGRFWQMDYEQLTRPEQVFFGVWELEAEVNNGGFDQYFYNSSGDHAFAIVDVLNEINAHQAAAIVRQAISVFNGGMFSRESAKRQEQLLALSEDAEEEFDSLDEEFFEYPDNLTELLYAYVRQHQSEIAGVDKVDREFGITL, from the coding sequence GTGAATTGCTTCAACAAGGGGGCATCGATGGGCGACATACTAAACGTTAATTCGTGGCTGATTCGCCTCAGTGAAGTGGGGCGATTTTGGCAGATGGATTATGAGCAACTGACGCGGCCTGAGCAGGTGTTTTTCGGCGTGTGGGAACTGGAGGCCGAAGTCAACAACGGAGGCTTCGACCAGTATTTCTATAACTCTTCAGGGGACCACGCGTTTGCGATCGTCGATGTGCTGAACGAGATCAATGCACATCAGGCCGCTGCAATCGTGCGCCAGGCCATCAGCGTGTTCAATGGTGGCATGTTTTCTCGCGAATCGGCCAAGCGACAGGAACAACTTCTCGCGCTTTCCGAAGACGCAGAAGAGGAATTCGATAGTCTAGACGAAGAGTTCTTCGAGTATCCGGACAATCTGACCGAACTGCTCTATGCGTACGTCCGTCAGCATCAGTCCGAGATTGCGGGCGTCGATAAGGTCGACCGCGAGTTTGGAATCACTTTGTGA
- a CDS encoding alkaline phosphatase, which produces MTLDEVKGEQSLYRDAKRLEALYGRLPEDTLNPAAEYFDQTDVYRLQKMAAEAGKKYIVLMVFDGMDWQTTQAAAIEAAGKVAYQEGRGTGLAFQDYRGTTTDFGYFVTSPHNEGTSVDVSQQTIANPGGKVPGGYDFKRAGSAPWELPTDRAYPISASREQRQAYTDSAASATSLTSGIKTYNDSINVDHLGRQVTPISRELQEQGYAIGVVTSVPISHATPGSAYANNVNRSDYQDITRDLVGLPSVSHPSKPLRGVDVLIGTGAGEAKESDSGQGDNFAPGRRHISDADLAAIDIAKGGKYRVAERTAGKNGRELLLEAANEAAAKNERLFGLFGHFPGFGDSHLPFATADGKYDPTSGLRGSETYTEADIAENPTLADMTEAALAVLEKNPKGFWLMVEAGEVDWANHDNNLDNSIGAVKSGAAAFEKIVEWVEKHDAWKDAAVFVTADHGHYLFLTQPEALLDPTPTAAK; this is translated from the coding sequence ATGACGCTCGACGAGGTGAAGGGAGAGCAGAGCCTCTACCGCGACGCGAAGCGCCTTGAAGCACTGTACGGCCGCCTGCCCGAGGATACGCTCAACCCGGCCGCCGAATACTTCGACCAGACCGACGTCTACCGGCTGCAGAAAATGGCCGCGGAGGCGGGCAAGAAGTACATCGTGCTGATGGTCTTCGACGGCATGGACTGGCAGACGACGCAGGCGGCCGCGATCGAGGCCGCCGGCAAGGTCGCCTACCAAGAGGGGCGCGGCACGGGACTCGCCTTCCAGGACTATCGAGGCACGACGACCGACTTCGGCTATTTCGTCACCAGTCCGCACAACGAAGGGACCAGTGTCGACGTCAGCCAGCAAACGATCGCCAACCCGGGGGGAAAAGTGCCCGGGGGTTACGATTTCAAACGAGCGGGCTCGGCCCCTTGGGAGTTGCCCACCGATCGCGCGTATCCGATTTCGGCCAGCCGCGAGCAACGGCAGGCATATACCGACTCTGCCGCCTCGGCCACGTCGCTCACCTCGGGCATCAAAACCTACAACGATTCGATCAACGTCGATCACCTGGGTCGGCAGGTCACCCCGATCTCGCGCGAGCTGCAGGAGCAGGGCTACGCGATCGGTGTCGTGACCAGCGTGCCCATCAGCCACGCCACGCCTGGCAGCGCCTATGCGAACAACGTGAACCGTTCCGATTATCAGGACATCACGCGAGACCTGGTCGGTCTGCCTTCGGTATCGCATCCGTCGAAGCCGCTGCGGGGAGTGGACGTGTTGATCGGCACGGGCGCGGGAGAGGCGAAGGAGAGCGACTCCGGACAGGGGGACAATTTCGCCCCGGGCCGGCGACACATCAGCGACGCCGATCTCGCCGCGATCGATATCGCCAAGGGAGGGAAGTATCGCGTGGCGGAGCGCACGGCAGGCAAGAATGGTCGCGAGTTGCTCCTGGAGGCCGCGAACGAGGCCGCCGCGAAGAACGAACGATTGTTCGGCTTGTTCGGCCATTTCCCCGGCTTCGGCGACAGCCATCTCCCCTTTGCCACGGCCGACGGCAAATACGACCCGACCAGCGGCCTGCGCGGTAGCGAGACTTACACCGAGGCCGACATCGCCGAGAACCCGACCCTGGCCGACATGACCGAGGCCGCGCTCGCCGTGCTCGAAAAGAACCCGAAGGGCTTCTGGCTGATGGTCGAGGCCGGAGAAGTCGATTGGGCCAACCACGACAACAACCTCGACAATTCGATCGGCGCCGTGAAGAGTGGCGCCGCGGCGTTCGAGAAGATTGTCGAATGGGTCGAGAAGCACGATGCGTGGAAAGATGCGGCCGTGTTTGTCACGGCCGATCACGGGCACTACCTGTTCCTGACGCAGCCTGAAGCGCTGCTCGATCCGACGCCGACGGCGGCCAAGTGA